A window of the Arachis duranensis cultivar V14167 chromosome 5, aradu.V14167.gnm2.J7QH, whole genome shotgun sequence genome harbors these coding sequences:
- the LOC107487951 gene encoding alkylbase DNA glycosidase-like protein mag2, protein MKRTRSQTKESISVSKSESLTASSSKLPFRAKKIPRLPSSSNNNKNKETLIPEDSIPPPLPTPKPLTSTGEMELALHHLRAADVTLAACIDAFPTPHFHTHRSPFFSLVKSIISQQLSNKASQSIEDRFVALCGGPHSVGPDSVLALSAQQLRGVGISGPKATYLHDLASKYRDGLLSDSSILEMDDETLYKKLTMVKGIGPWSVHMFMIFTLHRPDVLPVGDLVVRRGVERLYGLKSLPQPSQMEKLCEQWKPYRSVGSWYMYRLVEAKGILPLPPPTSLL, encoded by the coding sequence atgaagcgAACTCGATCTCAAACCAAAGAAAGCATTTCCGTCTCCAAATCAGAATCCCTAACCGCTTCCTCTTCCAAACTCCCATTTCGCGCCAAAAAGATCCCAAGACTCCCCTCTTCctccaacaacaacaagaacaaagaaACCCTCATTCCCGAAGATTCAATACCACCACCACTACCCACTCCGAAACCGTTGACTTCTACAGGGGAAATGGAGCTCGCACTTCACCACCTCCGTGCCGCCGATGTCACCCTCGCCGCCTGCATCGACGCCTTCCCGACGCCGCACTTCCACACTCACCGCTCTCCCTTCTTCTCTCTCGTCAAGAGCATCATCTCCCAGCAGCTCTCCAACAAGGCCTCCCAATCCATCGAGGACCGTTTCGTCGCCCTCTGCGGCGGCCCACACTCAGTTGGGCCTGACTCCGTCCTGGCTCTCTCGGCCCAACAGCTCCGCGGAGTCGGGATATCAGGGCCCAAAGCCACCTACCTGCATGATCTGGCAAGCAAGTACCGCGATGGGCTCTTGTCGGATTCGTCCATACTGGAAATGGACGACGAGACTCTCTACAAGAAGCTGACGATGGTGAAGGGAATTGGGCCTTGGTCGGTCCACATGTTCATGATATTCACACTTCACAGGCCTGATGTTCTGCCAGTTGGAGACCTTGTTGTTAGGAGAGGAGTGGAGCGCTTGTATGGGCTGAAGTCATTGCCTCAGCCTTCGCAAATGGAGAAGCTTTGCGAGCAGTGGAAGCCCTATAGGTCTGTTGGGTCTTGGTATATGTATAGGCTTGTTgaagcaaaaggaatattgccaTTGCCACCACCAACATCCCTACTTTGA